One genomic region from Campylobacter concisus encodes:
- a CDS encoding prop protein — MKKAENLKYLMGLGHFCSDINQSALGAMLPFFIASYHYDYATAASLVTATNLASSLIQPLIGRLSDKKELPYVIPLGLLLAGGGMSLTGFVTNYYIILLCVMISGIGAALFHPSAARIVNYASNAKNRAKSISIFSFGGNAGFAVGPILVAVFVGNFGLKGTLVFIIPQIFLTLLYLKKGKFIKALEDNHKKQISQKTSALKDDLGAFLRLCLCIFSRSIVAFGFAAFFSIYLIKIFGLSKEAANVNLSMFFAAGAISTLFGGALADKYGLVRLIKISLSIAAPLVVLMLFIDNYALFLAASMCVSGYISLSFSPSIALAQLYLPNQIGLASGVTLGLSITIGGIFATVIGKIADIFSLIHSFYFIAAVSLICAASSYFLKPVSKA; from the coding sequence ATGAAAAAGGCGGAAAATTTAAAGTATCTAATGGGGCTTGGGCACTTTTGTAGTGACATAAACCAAAGCGCGCTTGGTGCGATGCTGCCCTTTTTCATCGCGAGCTACCACTACGACTACGCCACAGCCGCCTCGCTCGTGACCGCCACAAATTTAGCAAGCTCGCTCATCCAGCCACTTATCGGCCGCCTAAGCGACAAAAAAGAGCTGCCCTACGTCATCCCGCTTGGGCTACTGCTTGCGGGCGGTGGCATGAGCCTAACTGGCTTTGTCACAAACTACTACATCATCTTGCTTTGCGTGATGATAAGCGGTATCGGCGCCGCGCTCTTTCACCCAAGTGCCGCAAGGATCGTAAACTACGCCTCAAACGCCAAAAATAGAGCCAAAAGCATAAGCATATTCTCTTTTGGTGGCAACGCGGGCTTTGCAGTTGGGCCCATTTTAGTCGCCGTTTTTGTGGGAAATTTTGGCCTAAAAGGGACGCTGGTCTTTATAATCCCTCAAATTTTTCTAACACTTTTATACCTTAAAAAGGGCAAATTTATAAAAGCACTAGAAGACAATCACAAAAAGCAAATTTCACAAAAAACAAGCGCTCTAAAAGACGATCTGGGCGCGTTTTTAAGGCTTTGTCTGTGTATATTTTCACGCTCGATCGTCGCATTTGGCTTTGCGGCATTTTTTAGCATCTACCTCATCAAAATTTTTGGTCTTAGTAAAGAAGCTGCAAATGTAAATTTAAGTATGTTTTTTGCTGCAGGTGCGATCTCTACGCTATTTGGCGGAGCACTAGCGGATAAATACGGCCTAGTTAGACTCATCAAAATAAGCCTAAGTATCGCCGCGCCGCTAGTCGTGCTAATGCTCTTTATCGACAACTACGCGCTATTTCTCGCGGCCTCCATGTGCGTGAGTGGCTACATCAGCCTATCTTTTAGCCCCTCAATCGCCCTTGCACAGCTTTATCTGCCAAATCAAATCGGCCTAGCCTCTGGCGTAACGCTTGGGCTTAGTATAACAATCGGCGGTATATTCGCAACAGTCATCGGCAAGATCGCTGACATCTTTAGCCTAATACACTCATTTTACTTTATCGCCGCAGTATCGCTCATCTGCGCGGCTTCTAGCTATTTTTTAAAGCCGGTTAGCAAAGCTTAA
- a CDS encoding phospho-sugar mutase has product MKYDEIFREYDIRGIFEKDLTEDSVKAIGLALGKKFNEFGVKTLSVGFDARLSASTLFRYLLSGLNKAGGFKIYNIGLLPTPVGYFSVYADYFDANIMITGSHNPKEYNGFKITIKKDSFFGKDLQILKDKVNEIIASGEQIIDDESCEKFNILEKYVEFFVKEFSELKNFKKPFVIDCANGAVGVSLVPIVKALGLNAKILYEDPDGNFPNHHPDPSEKENLKELFSLIEKKEFALGFGFDGDGDRIAVITPKRDIKGDELAYLYALNMDHPKVLGEVKCSQNMYDEIAKIGEVFMGKTGHSNIKKMMKELNVDLAAEVSGHIFFKERYFGFDDALYAMMRVLELVHKGFELDGELDKMPLVFSTDEIKAKTTDEAKFKIVAKLKECVKNEGCDLPKIKNIIDIDGIRIQFENGWALVRASNTTPVVVTRFEAKSKEFLEEIEQKVTNLLKSLM; this is encoded by the coding sequence ATGAAATATGATGAAATTTTTAGAGAATACGACATTCGCGGCATTTTTGAGAAAGACTTGACAGAGGATAGCGTCAAGGCTATAGGGCTTGCTTTGGGTAAGAAATTTAACGAATTTGGCGTAAAAACTTTAAGCGTTGGCTTTGACGCAAGGCTTAGTGCTAGCACGCTTTTTAGGTATCTGCTAAGTGGTCTAAATAAGGCTGGTGGCTTTAAAATTTACAACATTGGCTTGCTTCCAACTCCTGTTGGCTACTTTAGCGTCTATGCTGACTATTTTGACGCAAATATCATGATCACGGGCTCTCACAACCCAAAAGAGTATAATGGCTTTAAGATTACTATCAAAAAAGATAGTTTTTTTGGCAAAGATCTGCAAATTTTAAAAGATAAAGTTAATGAGATAATCGCCTCTGGTGAGCAGATCATAGACGATGAGAGTTGCGAGAAATTTAACATCTTAGAAAAATATGTTGAGTTTTTTGTAAAAGAATTTAGTGAGCTTAAAAATTTCAAAAAACCTTTTGTTATTGACTGCGCAAATGGCGCTGTTGGCGTGAGCTTGGTGCCGATCGTTAAAGCGCTTGGGCTAAATGCAAAAATTTTATATGAAGATCCAGATGGAAATTTTCCAAATCACCATCCAGATCCAAGTGAAAAAGAGAATTTAAAAGAGCTGTTTTCGCTCATCGAAAAGAAAGAATTTGCCCTTGGATTTGGCTTTGACGGAGATGGCGACAGGATTGCGGTTATAACGCCAAAAAGAGATATAAAAGGCGATGAGCTAGCCTATCTTTATGCACTAAATATGGATCATCCAAAGGTGCTTGGTGAGGTTAAATGCTCGCAAAATATGTACGATGAGATCGCAAAGATCGGCGAAGTTTTCATGGGCAAGACTGGGCATAGCAACATCAAAAAAATGATGAAAGAGTTAAACGTAGATCTAGCAGCCGAAGTGAGCGGTCATATCTTCTTTAAAGAGCGATACTTTGGCTTTGATGATGCGCTTTATGCAATGATGAGGGTGCTTGAGCTAGTTCATAAAGGCTTTGAACTTGACGGCGAGCTTGATAAGATGCCACTTGTCTTTAGTACCGATGAGATCAAGGCAAAAACGACTGATGAGGCTAAATTTAAGATAGTTGCCAAGCTAAAAGAGTGCGTGAAAAACGAAGGCTGCGACCTGCCAAAGATAAAAAATATCATCGACATTGATGGCATTAGAATTCAGTTTGAAAATGGCTGGGCGCTGGTACGTGCATCAAATACAACGCCAGTTGTCGTCACTAGATTTGAGGCTAAGAGCAAGGAATTTCTAGAAGAGATCGAGCAAAAAGTGACAAATTTGTTAAAGAGTTTAATGTAG
- a CDS encoding tryptophanyl-tRNA synthetase, which produces MKKIVYLVVALGLIILCIFGFIFSSFGNKFIASKIEKEALARGIDMKFKYFSLGFSTLNLEATVMNAINLKANGELSLLAQNMNLNIDINADKARASELGLKKDVALKANVTGKFSDFKLVATGTALGSNINLNAILKDYLPKALNLDAKNIELSEITALAQKPNLASGKLDLTSNMQGIDDKNEPIMNAQILASDGVINKEILKNEFGLNLAKDISFKGGINAKFANEKVVAKTLIIAPEATLKANETTYDLSSKNLKSDFLLNVPDLALLGKLLGQQLSGSVDANGEITMQENALKNLKAEINGLGGKINANFDSKNLALNAASIKLKELLALALQPSYADGEINLNANFSGFDELKKLAGETKFEIKNGLINNGLTKLKNAAKFELKGGATAKNELVNFDANVLSDLGELKDVKGVFDLKNSQIFSKFALLISDPEKFKAVSGFEVGSKMALAGDVKVKASKIDELNLGGDAFAGKLNATIKNENLDLSLKEAQLGEILALSGNDRLANAKANVQAKGQNIFSKSPNITATIALNEGKFNAAALSKMLDKKFPENEKFSSNLSLDYKGEMAKFSGDFLSSLADIKGIDGSFDVGKSTLSLKLQAVVSELNRLAFLAGRELHGKFAALVTANGKVDDLSVKATSDDLFKGKLEANYKGGTLDAMLKNFEVKGLTQTLGLEHLYDGNGDAKFDYETKQKLGKFDILLKEGHLASTNLTNNIKTFTGKDITKEIYKDGKIYGDIKGDNVIFNVNLSSPKSDIKVANGTYNTATKMLNAPLVCRLEKTDLNVQISGTTDKLKYDVRSQYLENKVKKEIGRFLDKKLGKDDDASGEKQNLKGLLKGLF; this is translated from the coding sequence ATGAAAAAAATAGTCTATTTAGTAGTGGCTTTGGGGCTGATAATCCTTTGCATTTTTGGCTTTATCTTTAGCTCTTTTGGTAATAAATTTATAGCCAGCAAAATAGAAAAAGAGGCACTTGCTCGCGGTATCGATATGAAATTTAAATATTTTAGTTTAGGATTTAGCACGCTAAATTTAGAAGCGACCGTGATGAATGCCATAAATTTAAAGGCAAATGGCGAGCTTTCACTACTTGCTCAAAATATGAATTTGAACATAGATATAAACGCTGACAAGGCAAGGGCTAGCGAGCTTGGACTAAAAAAAGATGTCGCACTTAAAGCAAACGTGACTGGTAAATTTAGCGACTTCAAACTAGTGGCAACTGGCACGGCGCTTGGCTCAAATATAAATTTAAATGCAATTTTAAAAGATTATCTGCCAAAAGCCTTAAATCTTGACGCAAAAAATATTGAGCTTTCTGAAATTACAGCCCTAGCTCAAAAGCCAAATTTAGCTAGCGGCAAGCTTGATCTAACGAGCAATATGCAAGGGATTGATGATAAAAATGAGCCCATTATGAATGCTCAAATTTTAGCAAGTGATGGCGTAATAAATAAAGAAATTCTTAAAAACGAATTTGGGCTAAATTTAGCAAAAGATATAAGCTTTAAAGGCGGCATAAATGCTAAATTTGCAAATGAAAAAGTAGTGGCAAAAACCCTTATCATTGCGCCTGAAGCCACTTTAAAAGCAAATGAGACGACTTATGATCTAAGTAGCAAAAATTTAAAGAGCGACTTTTTGCTAAACGTTCCTGATCTTGCCCTTCTTGGCAAGCTTTTGGGGCAACAGCTAAGCGGCTCTGTGGACGCAAACGGCGAAATTACAATGCAAGAAAACGCTCTTAAAAACCTAAAAGCTGAGATAAACGGCCTTGGTGGCAAGATAAATGCAAATTTTGATAGTAAAAACTTGGCCCTAAATGCGGCCAGCATAAAGCTAAAAGAGCTTCTAGCGCTTGCCTTGCAGCCTAGCTACGCAGACGGAGAGATAAATTTAAACGCAAATTTTAGCGGCTTTGACGAGCTAAAAAAGCTTGCAGGCGAGACTAAATTTGAGATAAAAAACGGCCTTATAAATAATGGTCTTACAAAGCTTAAAAATGCGGCGAAATTTGAGCTAAAAGGCGGCGCCACTGCAAAAAATGAACTTGTAAATTTTGACGCAAACGTGCTTAGTGATCTTGGCGAGCTAAAGGATGTAAAGGGCGTTTTTGACCTAAAAAACAGCCAAATTTTTAGCAAATTTGCCCTGCTCATTAGCGACCCTGAGAAATTTAAAGCGGTTAGCGGCTTTGAGGTTGGCTCAAAGATGGCGCTTGCGGGCGATGTGAAGGTTAAAGCAAGCAAGATAGATGAGCTAAATTTAGGCGGTGATGCCTTTGCTGGCAAGCTAAACGCCACCATAAAAAATGAAAATCTTGATCTTAGCCTAAAAGAGGCGCAGCTAGGAGAGATCTTGGCACTTAGCGGCAATGATAGACTGGCAAACGCTAAGGCAAATGTCCAGGCAAAAGGGCAAAATATCTTTAGTAAAAGCCCAAACATCACCGCAACGATCGCTTTAAACGAGGGCAAATTTAACGCAGCAGCACTTAGCAAAATGCTTGATAAAAAATTCCCAGAAAATGAGAAATTTAGCTCAAATTTGAGCCTAGACTATAAAGGCGAAATGGCAAAATTTAGCGGCGACTTTCTTAGCTCGCTAGCTGATATAAAGGGCATAGACGGCAGCTTTGACGTGGGTAAAAGCACGCTAAGCTTAAAGCTTCAAGCGGTAGTTTCAGAGCTAAATAGGCTTGCATTTTTAGCTGGTCGCGAGCTTCACGGTAAATTTGCAGCCCTCGTAACGGCAAATGGCAAAGTGGATGATCTAAGCGTGAAAGCCACTTCAGATGATCTATTTAAGGGCAAACTAGAGGCAAACTACAAAGGCGGCACGCTTGATGCGATGCTAAAAAACTTCGAGGTCAAGGGGCTAACGCAGACTTTGGGGTTAGAGCATCTTTATGATGGCAACGGCGATGCTAAATTTGACTACGAGACAAAGCAAAAGCTCGGTAAATTTGACATCTTGCTAAAAGAGGGGCACCTAGCCAGCACAAATCTCACAAACAATATAAAAACCTTCACCGGCAAGGACATCACAAAAGAAATTTACAAAGATGGCAAAATTTACGGCGATATAAAGGGCGATAACGTCATTTTTAACGTAAATTTAAGCTCGCCAAAGAGCGACATAAAGGTTGCAAACGGCACTTATAATACCGCGACAAAAATGCTTAATGCGCCGCTTGTTTGCAGGCTCGAAAAGACCGATCTAAACGTGCAAATCTCAGGCACGACAGACAAGCTAAAATACGACGTCAGATCGCAGTATCTCGAAAATAAGGTCAAAAAAGAGATAGGTAGATTTTTAGATAAAAAGCTTGGCAAAGATGATGACGCAAGCGGCGAAAAGCAAAATTTAAAGGGGCTTTTAAAAGGGCTATTTTAG
- a CDS encoding co-chaperone GroES → MNFQPLGKRVLVERVEETKTTASGIIIPDNAKEKPLSGEVKAVGTEVEGVKVGDKVVFAKYGGTEINLDDKTYLVLNIDDVLGVIK, encoded by the coding sequence ATGAACTTTCAACCATTAGGCAAGCGTGTTCTAGTCGAACGCGTAGAGGAGACAAAGACCACAGCTTCGGGCATTATTATACCTGATAACGCAAAAGAAAAACCTTTAAGCGGTGAGGTAAAAGCAGTCGGGACTGAAGTAGAGGGCGTAAAAGTTGGTGATAAAGTTGTATTTGCAAAATACGGTGGCACTGAGATAAATTTAGATGATAAAACATATCTTGTTTTAAATATCGACGATGTTTTAGGTGTGATTAAATAA
- the groEL gene encoding molecular chaperone GroEL (60 kDa chaperone family; promotes refolding of misfolded polypeptides especially under stressful conditions; forms two stacked rings of heptamers to form a barrel-shaped 14mer; ends can be capped by GroES; misfolded proteins enter the barrel where they are refolded when GroES binds; many bacteria have multiple copies of the groEL gene which are active under different environmental conditions; the B.japonicum protein in this cluster is expressed constitutively; in Rhodobacter, Corynebacterium and Rhizobium this protein is essential for growth), protein MAKEIFYSDDARNRLYEGVKKLNDAVKVTMGPRGRNVLIQKSFGAPNITKDGVSVAKEVELKDTIENMGASLVREVASKTNDQAGDGTTTATVLAHAIFKEGLRNVTAGANPIEVKRGMDKEVAALIDALKNISKKVSGSKEIAQIATISANSDESIGKLIADAMEKVGKDGVITVEEAKSIQDELSVVEGMQFDRGYLSPYFITNPEKMQVELSNPFILLFDKKITNLKDLLPVLEQVQKSGKPLLIIAEDIEGEALATLVVNKLRGVLNISAVKAPGFGDRRKAMLEDIAILTGGEVISEELGRTLESATINDLGQASSVVIDKDNTTIVNGAGEKSVIDARITQIKAQIAETTSDYDKEKLQERLAKLSGGVAVIKVGAATETEMKEKKDRVDDALSATRAAVEEGIVVGGGSALILASKSVNLNLQGDEAIGAEIVRRALRAPLRQIAENAGFDAGVVANAVETSKDANFGFNAATGEYVNMFEVGIIDPVKVERVALQNAVSVASLLLTTEATISEIKEEKAMPAMPDMGGMGGMGGMM, encoded by the coding sequence ATGGCAAAAGAAATTTTTTACTCTGATGATGCAAGAAACCGCCTATACGAGGGCGTAAAAAAACTAAATGACGCTGTAAAAGTGACAATGGGACCAAGAGGCAGAAATGTCCTTATCCAAAAGAGCTTTGGCGCGCCAAACATCACAAAAGACGGCGTTAGTGTGGCTAAAGAGGTTGAGCTAAAAGATACTATCGAAAACATGGGTGCAAGCCTAGTTAGAGAAGTAGCGAGCAAGACAAATGACCAAGCAGGTGACGGCACTACAACAGCTACTGTACTAGCTCATGCGATATTTAAAGAGGGTCTTAGAAACGTAACTGCTGGCGCAAATCCTATCGAAGTAAAACGCGGCATGGATAAAGAAGTAGCAGCGCTTATAGATGCACTAAAAAATATCTCTAAAAAAGTATCAGGCTCAAAGGAGATCGCTCAGATCGCTACTATCTCTGCAAACTCAGACGAGAGCATCGGCAAGCTTATCGCTGATGCGATGGAGAAAGTCGGCAAAGATGGCGTTATAACAGTAGAAGAGGCAAAGTCTATCCAAGACGAGCTAAGCGTTGTTGAGGGTATGCAGTTTGACCGCGGATACCTAAGCCCATATTTCATCACAAACCCTGAAAAAATGCAAGTTGAGCTAAGCAATCCATTCATATTGCTATTTGACAAGAAGATCACAAATTTAAAAGACTTGCTTCCAGTGCTTGAGCAAGTACAAAAAAGTGGCAAACCACTTCTAATTATTGCTGAAGATATCGAGGGCGAGGCACTTGCAACGCTTGTTGTAAATAAACTTCGCGGCGTGCTAAACATCTCAGCTGTTAAAGCTCCTGGCTTTGGCGACAGAAGAAAAGCGATGCTTGAAGATATTGCTATCTTAACAGGTGGCGAAGTCATCAGCGAAGAGCTAGGCAGAACACTAGAAAGCGCTACTATAAACGACCTTGGACAAGCTTCAAGCGTAGTTATCGACAAAGATAACACAACTATCGTAAATGGCGCAGGCGAGAAGTCAGTGATCGACGCTAGAATAACTCAGATCAAAGCGCAAATCGCAGAGACTACAAGCGACTATGACAAAGAAAAACTTCAAGAGCGCCTTGCAAAACTAAGCGGTGGCGTGGCAGTTATCAAAGTAGGTGCTGCGACTGAGACTGAGATGAAAGAGAAAAAAGACCGCGTAGATGACGCTCTAAGTGCTACTCGTGCAGCTGTTGAAGAGGGCATCGTAGTAGGTGGCGGTTCAGCTCTTATCCTTGCTTCAAAGAGTGTAAATCTAAATTTACAAGGAGATGAGGCAATCGGCGCTGAGATCGTTAGAAGAGCGCTTCGTGCTCCACTTCGCCAAATCGCTGAAAACGCTGGCTTTGACGCAGGCGTAGTAGCAAACGCAGTTGAGACAAGCAAAGATGCAAATTTTGGCTTTAACGCTGCAACTGGCGAATATGTAAATATGTTTGAAGTTGGCATTATCGATCCAGTAAAAGTTGAGAGAGTTGCGCTTCAAAACGCTGTTAGTGTGGCTAGCTTACTACTAACAACTGAGGCAACTATCAGCGAGATAAAAGAAGAAAAAGCAATGCCTGCAATGCCTGACATGGGCGGAATGGGTGGTATGGGCGGCATGATGTAG
- a CDS encoding ABC transporter substrate-binding protein: MRKFKFFLLALIATVFLTGCGNDKGADTAKAASNEADAIAKIKERGYVRIGVFSDKPPFGYVDKDGKNQGYDIYFAKRIAKDLLGDESKVKFELVEAAGRVEVLVADKVDITLANFTKTPERAQVVDFALPYMKVSLGIVSPEGAVIKSIDELKDKTLIVNKGTTADAFFTKNYPDIKLAKYDQNTETFAALVDKRGAALAHDNALLFAWAKETPGFVVGVEALGDVDVIAPAVKKGNKVLLDWLNNEIIELGKENFFHKDYDATLKPIYGDSVNPESLVVEGGKL; encoded by the coding sequence GTGAGAAAATTTAAATTTTTCTTATTAGCATTAATCGCTACCGTCTTTCTAACGGGTTGTGGTAATGACAAAGGTGCCGACACGGCAAAAGCTGCTTCAAACGAAGCTGATGCGATCGCAAAGATCAAAGAGCGCGGATATGTAAGAATTGGCGTTTTCAGCGACAAACCACCATTTGGCTATGTCGATAAAGACGGCAAAAACCAAGGCTATGATATTTACTTTGCAAAACGTATCGCAAAAGACCTACTAGGCGATGAGAGCAAGGTAAAATTTGAGCTAGTCGAGGCTGCTGGTAGAGTTGAAGTTTTAGTAGCAGATAAAGTAGATATCACGCTTGCAAATTTTACAAAAACACCTGAGCGCGCACAAGTTGTTGATTTTGCGCTTCCATACATGAAGGTTTCACTTGGCATCGTAAGCCCTGAAGGTGCGGTGATAAAGAGCATCGATGAGCTAAAAGACAAAACCCTAATCGTAAATAAGGGCACAACCGCAGACGCGTTTTTTACAAAAAATTATCCTGATATCAAGCTTGCAAAATACGACCAAAATACTGAAACATTTGCAGCTTTGGTTGATAAAAGAGGTGCCGCACTAGCACATGATAATGCCCTACTTTTTGCCTGGGCAAAAGAGACTCCTGGTTTTGTTGTAGGCGTTGAAGCACTTGGTGATGTGGATGTGATAGCACCAGCTGTTAAAAAAGGTAACAAAGTTTTACTTGATTGGCTAAACAATGAGATCATTGAGTTAGGCAAAGAAAATTTCTTCCACAAAGACTATGATGCTACACTAAAACCGATCTACGGCGATAGCGTAAATCCAGAATCACTTGTCGTTGAAGGCGGCAAACTCTAA